The Drechmeria coniospora strain ARSEF 6962 chromosome 02, whole genome shotgun sequence genome has a segment encoding these proteins:
- a CDS encoding molybdenum cofactor biosynthesis protein 1 B: MHPAPCSLLVAAPRSARGFQQLAGHLSLRLRPRRRLLGSAAAVQAHDHGDLAEAAAPIKTGRGVRIRDAKPFSEFLTDTFHRSHDYLRISVTERCNLRCVYCMPEEGVPLSPSKELLTTAEIVLLSSLFVSQGVSKIRLTGGEPTVRADIVPLMHRLGALRSQGLRELCITTNGISLHRKLDSMVDAGLTGVNLSLDTLDPWQFQIMTRRKGLDAVRKSIDKILELNRLGAGIKLKINCVVMRGVNDGEIMSFVDMTREKDMEIRFIEYMPFDGNKWSRAKMVSYAEILDVIREKYPTLGKVRDDKNDTSKTWHIPGFAGRIGFITSMTHNFCGTCNRLRITSDGNLKVCLFGNTEVSLRDILRKSNHGEPVDEEAFETLRRISSSRQHGSAPNEVELLDAIGTAVKGKKAKHAGLGELEHMKNRPMILIDDGPRFLPPIVPARVRQILGSTALLPSMPRSRVHSCKGRQMFSTSRRRGQTKSRDSASREAAREGLGLTHVSASGSARMVSISEKSITSRVATAACTVRFSSDVAPKLIEDDQMKKGDVLGVARVAGIMAAKRTADLIPLCHPIAISHVKLGLHVRPAAAEGGEGWPTVEIRATVTCDGKTGVEMEALTAAATAALTVYDMCKAVDKEMRIEGLRVVLKDGGKSGRWETE, translated from the exons atgcATCCGGCACCCTGCTCTCTGTTGGTCGCGGCGCCTCGCTCTGCTCGAGGCTTCCAGCAGCTGGCTGGTCACCTGtcgctgcggctgcggcctcggcggcggctcctcggatcggcggcggcggtccaGGCTCACGATCACGGCGACTTGGCAGAGGCCGCGGCGCCCATCAAGACCGGACGTGGCGTCCGGATACGCGATGCGAAACCCTTCTCCGAATTCCTGACCGACACGTTTCACCGATCCCACGACTACCTGCGCATCTCGGTGACGGAGCGGTGCAACCTGCGGTGCGTGTACTGCATGCCGGAGGAGGGAGTGCCCCTGTCTCCGAGCAAGGAGctgctgacgacggccgagatcgTGCTCCTGTCCTCCCTCTTCGTCTCCCAAGGTGTGTCGAAAATCCGGCTGACGGGAGGCGAACCGACGGTGCGGGCCGACATCGTGCCCCTGATGCACCGGCTCGGCGCCTTGCGGTCACAAGGCTTGAGGGAGCTGTGCATCACGACGAACGGCATCTCGCTCCATCGGAAGCTGGACAGCatggtcgacgccggcctgaCGGGCGTCAATCTCAGCCTCGACACGCTGGACCCCTGGCAGTTCCAGATCATGACGCGCCGAAAGGgtctcgacgccgtccggAAGAGCATCGACAAGATCCTGGAGCTCAACAGGCTAGGCGCAGGCATCAAGCTGAAGATCAACTGCGTCGTCATGCGAGGCgtcaacgacggcgagatcATGTCCTTTGTCGACATGACTCGAGAGAAGGACATGGAAATCCGATTCATCGAGTACATGCCCTTTGACGGGAACAAATGGAGCAGGGCGAAGATGGTCAGCTACGCGGAAATATTGGATGTTATTCGGGAGAAGTATCCGACCCTCGGCAAGGTGCGCGACGACAAGAACGACACGAGCAAGACGTGGCACATTCCCGGCTTcgccggccgcatcggcTTCATCACGAGCATGACGCATAACTTTTGCGGCACCTGCAATCGGCTGCGCATCACGAGCGACGGGAACCTCAAGGTCTGCCTCTTCGGGAACACGGAGGTATCGCTCCGCGACATACTGCGAAAGTCCAACCATGGCGagccggtcgacgaggaggccttCGAGACGTTGCGGCGCATCAGCTCGAGTCGACAGCACGGTTCGGCACCAAACGAGgtcgagcttctcgacgccatcggcacGGCGGTGAAGGGGAAAAAGGCCAAGCACGcaggcctcggcgagctggagCACATGAAGAATCGGCCCATGATCTTGATAG ACGATGGCCCCAGGTTTCTGCCGCCCATCGTGCCAGCACGAGTGCGACAAATACTTGGCAGCACGGCCCTGCTTCCGTCGATGCCCCGGTCACGCGTCCACTCATGCAAAGGCCGGCAGATGTTCTCCACgtcgcggcgccgagggcagACCAAATCTCGAGACTCGGCATCTCGAGAGGCGGCTCGGGAAGGTCTTGGTCTCACTCAcgtgtcggcgtcgggctcggCACGGATGGTTTCGATTTCCGAAAAGAGCATCACGTCGCgcgtggcgacggcggcatgcaCCGTCCGATTCTCCAGCGACGTGGCCCCGAAGCTCATCGAGGATGACCAGATGAAGAAGGGCGACGTGCTGGGCGTCGCCCGCGTGGCAGGCATCATGGCCGCCAAGCGGACGGCCGATCTCATCCCGCTATGTCACCCGATCGCCATTTCTCACGTCAAGCTCGGGCTGCACgtcaggccggcggcggcggaaggtGGCGAAGGGTGGCCGACTGTCGAAATCCGGGCCACGGTAACGTGCGACGGGAAAaccggcgtcgagatggaggcactcacggcggcggccacggcagccCTGACGGTCTACGACATGTGCAAGGCTGTCGACAAGGAAATGCGAATCGAAGGGTTGCGCGTAGTCTTGAAGGATGGTGGAAAGAGTGGGCGGTGGGAGACGGAGTGA
- a CDS encoding WD40 domain-containing protein, whose product MKVNNVHPTIIIIHELRISFMPVQAYTTSIALESRKQLDKLSIARATEPAHPVFDSIRCTPRQPSSVLLTLPRFLSLAFSLPPIRFPHRASCHASPNCKASPDGKFVATLAASVITVRSTATLRIVNVARLPQGLGGTLDTLCWAPSSAKILASTADQIHLVSAQDLSFHASAKGPLSTAGRPAAVFFGARDTEVLAFSAFGLKLTILDFSTSTMVDICNPKFHHPLSAAQALSIRSSSGHLALLTRASGKDMVSIHHPVTRRVERSWCPDAVDCQGLAWTPDGQWLLIWESPAQGHGLLIYTPDGQHLRTIGAPELANPLGRELQLESGIKICRLSPDGQLCAVGNHSRGVTVLSALTWRESMRLMHPSTIVPKDTLQVWQEQRSVTGERHSFLRTTQMISPPVPSTDSSCASTTQVQGCSLVAFDASSTLLATRLDDSPCTIWVWDTAAAELRAVLIFHSSVAFSWHPASRELLLVTCQHEEGSFVWDPLMNGPASVSAAHYLPKAKANAKPDARLHGRLPQVAWINRDTEYPELLMTNAQTYMLLSLSEADNPWSHENGGDWDVSSSSSAQPNHGDDTINLTLVNEGDVSVLDDTFSFRNP is encoded by the exons ATGAAAGTAAACAATGTCCATCCAACAATCATCATCATCCACGAGCTTCGGATTTCGTTCATGCCCGTACAAGCGTATACAACTTCCATCGCCCTGGAAAGCCGCAAACAGCTAGACAAACTATCCATAGCGAGAGCGACGGAGCCCGCTCATCCGGTTTTCGACAGTATTCGATGCACGCCTCGCCAGCCTTCAAGTGTACTGCTCACTCTCCCTCGCTTTCTCTCGCTCGCCTTCTCTCTCCCTCCTATCCGCTTCCCTCACCGCGCTTCCTGCCATG CATCCCCAAATTGCAAGGCTAGTCCCGATGGCAAGTTCGTCGCCACACTGGCCGCGTCGGTCATCACCGTtcgctcgacggccacgcTCCGCATTGTGAATGTCGCGAGGCTGCCTCAAGGCCTTGGCGGTACCCTTGACACCCTTTGCTGGGCTCCATCATCCGCCAAGATACTCGCTTCTACGGCTGATCAGATTCACCTCGTTTCGGCCCAAGACTTGTCCTTTCATGCCTCCGCCAAAGGCCCCCTCTCCACAGCAGGCAGACCTGCTGCTGTCTTCTTTGGCGCCAGAGATACCGAGGTGCTCGCCTTTTCCGCCTTTGGATTGAAGCTCACCATCCTCGACTTTTCCACGTCGACCATGGTCGATATCTGCAACCCAAAGTTCCATCATCCATTGTCGGCTGCTCAGGCACTTTCCATTCGCTCCTCCAGCGGCCACCTGGCTCTCCTGACCCGGGCGAGCGGCAAGGACATGGTCAGCATCCACCACCCAGTCACCCGTCGAGTGGAAAGGTCTTGGTGTCCGGACGCCGTTGATTGCCAAGGCCTCGCCTGGACCCCGGACGGACAGTGGCTGCTCATCTGGGAGTCACCCGCGCAGGGGCACGGCCTACTTATCTACACCCCCGACGGCCAGCACCTTCGGACCATTGGCGCACCGGAGCTTGCCAATCCTTTGGGGCGAGAGTTGCAGCTAGAATCCGGGATAAAGATATGCAGGCTCAGCCCCGACGGCCAGCTGTGTGCTGTCGGCAACCATAGTCGTGGCGTCACGGTGCTGAGCGCGCTGACATGGAGGGAATCCATGAGGCTAATGCACCCATCCACCATTGTTCCCAAAGACACGCTGCAG GTATGGCAAGAACAGCGCAGTGTCACTGGCGAAAGACACTCCTTTCTGCGGACGACACAAATGATCTCCCCTCCCGTACCATCGACCGACAGCAGCTGTGCGAGTACGACACAGGTACAAGGCTGCTCACTGGTGGCGTTTGATGCTTCCTCCACGCTGCTGGCTACGAGGCTCGACGACTCGCCATGTACCATCTGGGTCTGggacacggccgccgccgagctccgGGCCGTCCTCATATTCCACTCTAGCGTTGCCTTCAGTTGGCACCCGGCCTCCCGCGAGCTGCTCTTGGTCACCTGCCAGCATGAGGAGGGCTCCTTTGTCTGGGATCCGCTGATGAATGGTCCTGCTTCGGTGAGCGCCGCACATTACCTGCCCAAGGCGAAAGCGAATGCAAAGCCGGATGCAAGGCTGCACGGCAGGCTCCCTCAGGTGGCCTGGATCAACCGCGACACCGAATACCCAGAACTCCTTATGACTAACGCACAGACCTATATGCTTCTGTCGCTCTCCGAAGCAGACAACCCCTGGAGTCATGAGAACGGGGGTGACTGGGATGTTTCcagttcgtcgtcggctcagCCAAACCACGGCGATGACACGATAAACCTTACTCTCGTCAACGAAGGGGACGTATCTGTCCTTGACGACACATTCTCCTTCAGGAATCCTTGA